A genomic region of Candidatus Zixiibacteriota bacterium contains the following coding sequences:
- a CDS encoding PH domain-containing protein: MSSEVLYTSKSTTRSLWQEYRIYEDHVEFATHLGLVSIPLDAIENVDVQESDVKGLLKGDLRLKNFKPAIKIDWANFLEHVVLDRNEGFCKRFLFTPENPSEFKEVLDKLLAAHKQR; encoded by the coding sequence GTGAGTAGCGAGGTACTATATACATCTAAGTCTACGACCAGGAGTCTCTGGCAAGAATATAGGATATATGAAGACCATGTTGAGTTTGCTACGCATCTCGGTCTTGTCTCCATACCGCTTGACGCCATCGAAAATGTTGATGTTCAGGAATCTGATGTGAAAGGTCTCTTGAAGGGTGATCTCAGACTGAAGAATTTCAAGCCGGCAATAAAAATAGACTGGGCAAATTTCCTGGAGCATGTGGTCCTGGACAGGAATGAAGGCTTCTGCAAGAGGTTCCTTTTCACTCCAGAAAACCCAAGTGAGTTCAAAGAGGTTCTGGATAAGCTTCTTGCAGCGCACAAGCAACGGTAG